The Commensalibacter nepenthis genome has a window encoding:
- a CDS encoding 5-fold beta-flower protein encodes MRLSFLNKTTLGMAVAGTVLLLSTSNVMAKGQIYNNVGKEVGHIDNQGNIYDNISGFKGRLQQDGSVFGSDNQLVGRVDNKGSIFDKNNVQVGQYDASNGNIYDAHRQIIGHLQKDGNVYAPDSSLIGKVDPGNIIGAIMLLKH; translated from the coding sequence ATGCGGTTAAGTTTTCTCAATAAAACAACATTAGGCATGGCTGTTGCTGGAACTGTATTATTGCTATCAACATCTAACGTTATGGCAAAAGGTCAGATCTATAATAATGTCGGTAAAGAAGTTGGGCATATTGATAACCAAGGAAATATTTACGACAATATCAGCGGCTTTAAAGGACGTTTACAACAAGATGGCTCTGTATTTGGATCTGATAATCAATTAGTTGGACGTGTGGATAACAAAGGTTCAATTTTTGATAAGAATAATGTCCAAGTAGGACAATATGATGCATCCAATGGAAATATTTATGATGCACATCGTCAAATTATCGGGCATTTGCAAAAAGACGGTAATGTGTATGCACCAGATTCTTCCTTGATTGGAAAAGTTGATCCAGGAAATATCATTGGTGCAATTATGTTATTAAAACATTAA
- a CDS encoding class I SAM-dependent methyltransferase produces the protein MMNIPQDYVAQSYNPRAKQYVTSQVHAFGPDLEQIKELLKNENKASLLDLGCGGGHVSYCAAPLVKEVVACDISQTMLDAVLQTAQEKALNNITTQKAPAEQLPFKDHQFDWVISRFSSHHWHNLAQGIAEIKRVLHPNGTVIIIDTIAPLDKTADSFLQTIELLRDHSHVRNYNIAEYTQLFAIHGFTLHSITQRELDLEFNGWINRTKPSMNCVQAIIELQRVAPAHVKSILKFKENHNFSLPTATFIVKG, from the coding sequence ATGATGAACATCCCTCAAGACTATGTTGCACAAAGCTATAACCCTCGTGCAAAACAGTATGTTACCAGCCAAGTCCATGCGTTTGGACCAGACCTCGAACAAATTAAAGAGTTACTAAAAAACGAAAATAAAGCCTCTTTATTAGATTTAGGATGTGGTGGTGGACATGTCAGCTATTGTGCTGCACCTTTGGTAAAAGAAGTTGTGGCTTGTGATATCAGTCAAACCATGTTGGATGCCGTATTACAAACCGCTCAAGAAAAAGCCTTAAACAACATCACAACCCAAAAAGCACCCGCAGAGCAGTTACCTTTTAAAGATCACCAATTTGACTGGGTAATTAGCCGTTTTAGTAGCCATCACTGGCACAATTTGGCACAAGGAATTGCAGAAATCAAACGCGTACTTCACCCAAATGGCACGGTAATTATCATCGATACAATCGCCCCTTTGGATAAAACCGCAGACAGCTTTTTACAAACAATCGAATTATTAAGAGACCACTCACACGTCAGAAATTATAATATCGCAGAATATACCCAACTATTTGCTATTCATGGATTTACGTTACATTCTATTACACAACGAGAGTTGGATTTAGAGTTTAATGGCTGGATCAACAGAACCAAACCTTCTATGAATTGTGTTCAAGCTATTATTGAACTGCAACGAGTAGCCCCAGCTCATGTAAAATCAATATTAAAATTCAAAGAAAATCATAATTTCAGCCTACCCACAGCGACTTTTATAGTAAAGGGATAG